The following DNA comes from Quercus robur chromosome 1, dhQueRobu3.1, whole genome shotgun sequence.
AAAATATGCAGGTGATGGTGCctcttaaatttgattttgtggAGGATTTGATATTTCTGGTTGAATCAGGCAAGATACCAATGGCCAGGATTGATGACGCTGTTGAACGGATACTTAGAGTGAAGTTTGTGGCTGGTCtttttgaatttcctttcaCGGATAGATCTTTACTAGATACCGTTGGTTGCAAGGTAACTTTTGCAGAATTTAGCACATGGTCTATTGATGCTTTTGCATGGTTTAAATGTTTTATCTTTAGAAAATGCAGAAGCATTCCCAAATTTCATCAAGCCGAATTAGTCATCTCTCCCATGAATTTGGCCTCCTTTTCTGTCCTTCTGTCTATGATAAACATACACTAAAGGAAGAAAAACAATCTGAATCAGGAAGTagtctatttcttcttcttcttcttcttcttcttctttttttcccccaaagaTAGAACAAACTGATTTTTTAGGTCCTTTTTCTCATATCCTAAATTGTCTACACTGACCCTGGTGAGAATGGTGGGATGGCCTGAGCCAAAGGCTAAAAGTCTATCCTTGTAAATAAATCTTCATAGTTCTTGCCAAATTTGCAAAATCTAACTTCCTATTTTGTTGCCAAATATTGCATTCATGCATGAATTTTACCTGGAACCTCATAATTACACAAGAATTGTAACGAAAAAAAGTGAAGTACTATTATGTGAGAAGCATGGATCACTGGCAACTAACTATGGACAGAAAAGGGAGAAAATAAGGCAAGAGGAAGAagcattatttattatattattttggtaAGTTAAGGCTTCATTCaattaaaagataaagaagTTCCAATAGTGGTTAACCTGTTAGCATACACACCAGCAGTGTCTAAACTAAAAAGGAAAGCTACATCAGGGGAGGAAGAAGCATTTCTAAAGGCCAAGAATCACTAAAATTAATGCATCTTGAGCCCTCAAAAGTATTTTAACACTGAGGATGAATGGATCCTGATAATAAATTAGAAATACTTgcattattactatttttgttgCTATGATTTACAATATATCGTATCATATTACATGTTGGAAATAATTGAATGGTTTTAGTTAGCATCCAACAACAATATGCAAGTAACCCaactaattttattatttcaaagCTCACATAAAGTTTTAGCTTTGAAATGTTCTGCAGTTGCACAGAGATCTAGCCCGTGAAGCAGTCCGCAAGTCCTTGGTTCTGTTAAAAAATGGAAAGGATTCTAAGAAACCTTTTCTTCCTTTAGACAGAAATGCTAAAAGAATTTTTGTTACTGGAACACATGCTGATAATCTTGGGTATCAGTGTGGGGGCTGGACAGCTACTTGGTTTGGAGGCAGCGGCAGGATTACAATCGGTACAAATTACATTATACTAAATTTTAAGCTATATATTGACTCTCACAATCAAAGTGACAAGATATTAGCTTTTTGAGGCACTAGTTTTTATTAAAACTCATTTTGCTATATGCTAAGACTTTCAGTGTTATTCATTGTGCTATGTTTATTTACCTTTGTAAGGCTGGTTTTATTTCTCTGGGTTCTGTTTATCACTGAAGCCATTTGGCATCTGGCATAATCCCAGCTCTTCCTAATGTAGAGTGCTCTTTGTAACCAgggaaacaaaacaataaaaaaaaatcttattgtaACAAGGAAAAAGGATACAATAAAAATGTCATAAATTTTGTCACAACTGGTCTGCATCAAAGTGTGTGGCAATCTATATGATTCAAGTTAATTTGAACAACTTGCATTAAATGCATGgaagatttttgaaatattcaAAACTTTGTTCCAAGAAGACATCTATGGgcacaaattttataaatttagatctttctttttatgagtACATAACTCTTGGATGCACATTGGGACTGAACCTATAATGTTAATGGATTTTAGGCACAACCATCTTGGATGCAATCAAAGCAGCAGTGGGCAATGAAACAGAAGTAGTTTACGAGGAATTTCCATCAGCAGAAACCTTAGCACGTCAGGATTTCTCTTTTGCAATTGTAGCTGTTGGTGAAGAACCTTATGCAGAGACCCCTGGTGATAATACAGAACTTGTAATCCCCTTTAATGGAGCTGACCTAATAAGTTCGGTTGCTAACAGTATCCCCACATTGGTGATTCTGGTATCTGGAAGACCCTTAGTTTTAGAGCCATGGCTTTTGGAAAAGATGGATGCTCTGATTGCTGCTTGGTTGCCTGGAAGTGAAGGAGGGGGAATTACTGATGTGATCTTTGGGGATTATGACTTCAAGGGCCGACTACCAGTTACATGGTTTAAGCAGGTCGAACAATTGCCTTTGCATATTGGAATCAATTCATATGACCCTTTATTCCCCCTAGGCTTTGGGTTGACAAGCACCAAGGAGAACTCTTCAGACTGATTAGTTGTGCAACCAAGGCTGGTTAGAAAAATTGTGTTTCTCAACACCAGTTATGCAGAAACAGCTTATCCATGAATAGGTTTTCCCTTGGTATCAAAGTTGTCTGTATTTAGGGTATGAATTCACCCAATTCCTTTCTTATTATTCTACCACAGCCCCATTTCTACTAAGGctcattgttatttttttgtgCACAGTGCATGGGGTCCATCTCTGCTTTtttgtggaaaataaattaaagtttgtTGAATAAGGGTAAGCAATTCGCGTTAGCTTATTATTTGATCTCGTGTATTACAATCTCACATTCTCCacaaaacttcaaaattttaacaTCATGTTATAGTGTGATGCTCAGATGTATTTTGCTTGTAGGAGTATATAAAATCCTTGAGTGGCTTTTTTTTACTAATGCtatagagaaatgatatatgCTGCTTCCCATAATCCCATCCCTATGTTCCTTTTAGGATATGTAATGTAAGCCCCCACTAGATTATTCATACATCTTTGTGGGAATAATCCCTTGTGGGCCATTGGAGCAATTTAGAGAATCACACTCACACTATAGTAGATGACAAAACTAACCACTGAACGGTCTGAACTTTTCCTCAGTTTCTTTATCTTATCTAAGAATTGGAGCTTCACCCAGATACATCAGTTCCATGTTTGATTCACTGAAAGCCGTTtaagaatcagaatcttgttcaacaaatagagaaaaccagATGACCGAAAGTGTGAAGCTGTGATACTATGTATGTGGTTACAACTTGTTAGGGTGTTGATCAAAGTAAGAATAAAGTGGACTATATGCTTTCCTTTGCAACTTGCTGAAATGCTTCtccttttttataaaaaaggtAGGTAGTTTGTCATCTACTACAGAAAAAAACTAATTGGAAACGGCCATATTGCTCTTGTTGCCCTCAATTCCTTGCTTAATGGATGGGACTGAATATACCATATGCACGTCATATGGGTGGTTAGTAGGCTTTTTATGATAGTTAGTGCTACATAGTGCTacagacaaaaaataaataaaatactattaacAAAGtgagggaggaaaaaaaatataaaaacaacaGCAACGACAATAGGAGAGAAAGGGAATGAGATACAGTACCTAGAATATCAAATATTGTATTAAGCATTTGCCATTTTGTTATCAATACCAACTCATCCTAGTCAGTACCCATTTGGGAATTACTTATTTTCAGTAGTTTATTTgcataatatgaaaaaaaaaaaaaaaaaaaaaaaaaaaaaaaaaaaaaaaaaaaacaaacaaacaaacaaacaaaacaaaacgtgAGAACCACAAATAGTacataaaataagcaaaaaactaaattataatCACTTCCCAAACTCACATTAGTGAATCCATCAAATTCATTGAGCAATCAATTAATCttgttagaataatgattatatgattaaattcataattttctaataacttaaactttcaaaataatTGGTACTttattattgtatatattattgTATGAGGTCATGCATGATGGTGAGTGTTAGAATAATTGTTAAATAATTAGATTCACCACTtaacttaaacttttggaagaattggtaatttatcaaattttaataaataataaaattcaagaatttgaaGAAGAGGGAGAATTAGAATTACCAAGAGAAAGAAATTATGGAATATTTTCTACATTTCTCATTGCAATATCATCACATGCATTGAATATATGCATCTTTCTTTTTACAATTTGTGGACCTTATAACTATGTGGGATCcacacactataaaaggaatGATGCATATATATGATTCATGAGATATCTTCTCATCCCTCTCTATAAAGTTCTTGTGCATGTGTACACAAAAGAAGCAAAACTATTTtcgtctttaaaaaaaattaaaatcatataattagTGACTATTTTTAATGGGTActattaacaaatgccctaaagGCACATGTCAAAGATAAATAAATGCTCAATTATGAATTGCAATATACATTTCTCATTGCAATATTCATTGCATGCATTGAATATACGCATCTTTCCTCTTACAGTTTGTGTACCTTATAACTGTGTGGGATCTACACACTATGAAAGGAatgatgcatatatatatatatatatatatgattcatGAGATATCTTCTCATCCCTCTCTATAAAGTTCATATGCATGTGTACGCAAAAGAAGTAATActatttttgtctttaaaaaaattagtgacTTTTTTAATAGGTACTATTAACAAATGCCTTAAAGGCACATGTTAAAGATAAATAAATGCTCAATTATAAATTGCAATACACATTTCTCATTGCAATATTCAACGCATTCATTGAATATATACATCTTTCCTCTTACAGTTTGTGAACTTTATAACTGTGTGGGATCTACACATCCCACACAATGAAAGGAATGATGCATATATGTGATTTATGAAATATCTTCTCATCCCTCTCTATAAAGTTCATGTGCGTGTGTACGCAAAAGAAGCAATActatttttgtcttaaaaaaaattaaaatcacataatTAGTGAATATTTTTAGTGGGTACTATTAACAAATGGACACGtattaaagataaataaatgCTCAATTATGAATTGTAATACACATTTTTTGAAGAATAAAATACACTTGTTAATGAGTCATCGGCTTACATGAACATAttcattgcaaaaaaaattatcaaataaggCATTAAATTTTTCTCAACTACTTCCCTCTGAACATCTGTTAACAAAAGCCTTCATTTAAATCTGGAACAAGTGGAGTTGTAGTTCATCAATCATTATGCTACCATGTCTGTATTGGGTGAAAAACCAATAGTTCAATGCCGCAATCAATTAGCAGCAAGATTcttggagggagagagagagagagagagagagagaccaaagTTGATAGCTGAACTAGAGTCTAGAGTGTATGTGCAACTTCACTGAATTGTGATGTTGGATAATAATTTCTACTTTGTCTTATTAGAAGATCATCATTAGCTCAACATAGCACTTAATTAAGTAGAAGATTCTTGTtccaaggaaaaaagaaagagaaaagaaatacgaGGGTCAATGAAATTTCTCCACCAAAAAGAGAATCTCAAAGCCCCATTTAGAGACATGAAAGTGTAACCTACACTGATTAATAAAAGGTAAAGAACTCTTTCTACCTAATGAAAAGCTAAGCAGTTTGTCTCCATGAACGGGATCACAATTTGTCTCTAAATGTAGAGAACAGTGAAACCattaatttttagtttagtttagtttagttggtTGGTGCCGTACACTTTGAATCACTAAACCCATGCATTATGCTTTCTTGGACTGACTCACAGATGGTCTCGTGCTTGTGCTACAGTCTTTACCACCAATCCATGACCAAAtccaggagagagagagagaaaaatcataagttacTAAGGGTAATCCAACATGAATCTTACTTTGtacaatatattattataatttaatcattaataAATTACTTTTGTGAGGAATCTTCTTCTCTATAACAAGATCTCTTGAAAAAGATCTCCCATGTAAAAATAGATACTGATtaccgaagaaaaaaaaaaaaaaaacaaagggctTTAAGCCTATGATGCTTCAAGTTAGTGCATGTAGTGTCAGCATCGACTATGCTCAGGAGTTCTAGGGCCAGTCAAATAGGCCATTTTAGGTCTAGGAAAAATTAGATTAGTGAAATAGTAAGTTAAAAAGAAAGGTAGGCAATCAGATACTAAGCAAAACCAAACTGAGTGCTTAACTGACTCGGCCAATTTTAAATGAGCATCCAATCTATTGGTTTAGTTTTGTGACTTTTGTCCCAATAATACGTGTAAAGTGCACAAATTAATATTAGACTGTTCATAGACAAAACACTATACCATTAGGCAAAGCCATCTAGGATTCCAAaaatgttttgatttgattcacATAACTCATAAGGAGCTTTTGCCCTTGAATTCAGCCATGCCTGCAAATATTTGAGGTTTGAGTCATTTGACAAATTTCACTTAATTTTCTTAAGCATGATATTAACTGGTCATGTGAAATGCGCATAGAATTTAATAACCCTTCTTTTGCAAGTTGAAATATGTAGACAGGTCTATCCTAAAACATTCTGGAAAAGGATCCTCTCCAAATGAAATAGATACAATGCCTTCAACTTATGATTTAAGAAACTTATCTCACTAATGCCTTCATCTCTCCATGCAAACTTGGACTTTCATAGGTTTGCTTATTAATGCATAATCACTCTGCATTCTAATCTCATCTTAGACAGAACCATTCTTGAGGTATCAAATGATGGACTGTCAACTGTGTGATTGAGCTTTTTGCTTCAAAACTATTTCCTATGTCTTTGCAGGAACTAGCATTATTAGGTCCTCTGAGTACAAAAAAATGTGACCTATCCAAAAACTTCAGAACTCCCATTTATCAGTCCCATGTTTGAGACTCTTTTCCACTCAATTTCACAGTTCAGAATTTGAAGTTTCATGAGGAAAAGACAATCCTTGTCCACTTCAAGTTGATATACTATGGACTAACCCATGTTCTGAATAACATATTCACATAAAACCATGAAAAAAGCACAAACACAGCTATACTAGCAAATAGAATAGAGAGATGGCGGTTCAAGCCATTGAGAATCAAAACAACTGCTATCTCATCCATGGGAGTAGTGCTGCGCAGAATGCATTTGGAAAACCATATTTTGAGGTCCAATATTGTAAGATTCATGAGCAACACCTCTGTGCAGATTTTGACCCTCCAATTTTATCCCATAAGAGTTATACGGAGTGGTCATGAACACATTCCCATATGTTTGGTTGAAAGCCATGGTTGCTCCACCTCCACCAATTGGCTGATTCCATTGAAAAGGTGTTCTGCCCATGGCTGCGGAATTTGACTGCTGCTGGTTGTGATGGTGGTGAAGCACTGTAGAGTGTTCCGGGGACGGGGGTCTTTTATTGTCTGGTGAAGGACTTTTCATGTCAATGAGATTAACAGTAGTAATATCATGGATGCTTGCTCTCCGCTTATCTTTCCCTCCAGAAAGCTGCCTGATGAAGTACTTCTGAGCATGGCTAGCCACCTGAGTTGGTGTCCTAGTCACAACAAAATTGCGCGAGATATTTCTCCAGTCCCCTTTGCCATACTTTGTCAGTCCCATCAGAAACAATCTGCAGGAGACGATTAAAATTTCATGTCAAAAAAACATGGGAAAAACGAAGATCAAAACGAATAACTACCTGGAAAAATTCCTCCCCTAAAACAGTGAAGTAATTTAATGAACTacaaatgaatgaaaaaatccTAACCACAATCTCAACAGTGTTTTGGCCACTGGGTCACATGTACATGCATAAAATACCATAAACTTCATAAATTATATATCCCCCTAAAGACAATTCCAAGaatttatgctttgttgttatgacttataaattataatatcatatcatatccTAAAAAGTAGATTTTTATTGAtctcaaaccaaaccaaaccaatccCAGTTCAGGTTCTGAACTATGTACTAAAGTTTTGTGCCGTATCAGATATCACATTTAAAACTCTAGCATTACGTAAAAAACAAGCAGAAGcaagaaaatgaaacaaaaatgcaaaacttatAATAATAAAGACTTACTTATGCTCCTCCTCTGTCCATGGAAcccctttctttctctcctGCTCAGTTGGGCGGGCCGAGGAAGATCTCTTTCCGGCGATGCTATAGGTTTGTCTAAACCCATCATAAGCAAGGGCATGGCTATTCCAATCCAATGTGAATGGTGAAGTGGAGGTAGAGTAACCAGGAATTGGTATAAGCCCTGCCTCTATATTATTAACATCAACTTCCAAGTCTCTGTATTGCTTCATCACATCCCCAACAGTCTTTCCGGGGATCATGGCCGCCACTTTGAGCCATCGATCCGGGGACTCCTTGTCGTACACGGCCAGCGCGTTTTCGAACAACTTGTTCTCCGCCGGAGTCCATTTCGAGCTCTTGCTCTCGTGGTCCAGAACCCAATTAGGGGGCAGAATTTCAGTTTCCCACTTCATCACGTCCCAATTTACCATGCACCAACTAATTCAGAAACCAATCAACTCTCCCAGACCCCGCAGAAGTTGGAGCTTTGTGTACTGGTTACTGGTTGcgacttttatatatgtttttttttttttttttttttttttttaaattgcaaatttgaggtttttgaaTATTGGTGAAAACAGAGGAAAAGgcagagagagacagaggagaATGAAAATGCAGAGTGGTGGACTGGAGGTTGAGGTTTCAGGGAAATAATAATATCAGTGTTAAATCATGAAGCATTTTGAAAGGAATCAGAataccttttccttttttgtgcaTAGCAATTGCATAGGCATACCATGAGCAAGAGGAATCTAAAAAGAAGGCCCACCTtttcaaagaaccaaaaacaaaacaaaatgtcaCCAAGttaattcaaaattgaaaattaatttagCTGCTCCATTATTATACAGCCCTAGAAGTACCACAAACTGACGAGTACTGACAACTGAGATCTGAACCCAATGGCCTTCCAAGGAAAACAAGCAGTAATAGAACCAAACAGCAAGGACCCAGATACTATTTCAAGAAAAATGGAGCAGAAAATTGACCAGAATTCAAAAGCTGAGAACTTTCGAGTTAGAGTTAACTAACACTTGTATCTTTAAATAGCTGAACACCCTTGAAATCCCAATTCCAATTGGGTAAGAAAAAGGAAGCTGAGGACTCAGAAAAGGAATCAAACAAGCTAGAAATGAATACCCAATTGGCTGTTGAAGTTGAATTCTCAAGGAAATTAGAGTTCAAGAAAATAAGGCTGGTCAagatctcttctttctttcttttcactgTGGCCTGAGctacaaagaaaagagaagaaagaaaagaagtaaatgaaactagaggaaaaaaaaaattgagaaactgAAAAGCAAGTTTAGTAAAGCTTCAAGGAATGAATCTAAAATTTTGCTTAAAATCTTTgggagagaggcagagagagaaAAGCCGGGTTTGAAGGTGGTGGGCTATGATTGGTTGGGATAGCGTTTGTGGATAGTGCAACTTAAGGAAAGTTTTCCCTTATTATGATACACCCTCCCTCTGTTGAAGACTgctctctctctatttgtttcaaaaattaatttaaattaaataaataccTAGTGAAggccatttttatttttctttctaagtTTGATGTGTGAATAAAACAAGGACTGGCAGCCCATGATGAATGATGGAAGCTCACCTGTACTGCACTTTAGTCATTATTGCACTTACCGTGTGATGACATGACTTTAGGAAAATACTCTTTGACCATATTTGATCAGAtaattattgtgtttttttgttgttgctgtcAGATTCAAGATGTAGCCTAGCCGTTAAAACAACGGTCCAGATCAAAAATTAGTAAAGAGAGATGTGAAGGGCAATCGGTGCTCAAATGGATAAGGAGAATAAAATGAGTCTTGCTCTTCCCTTATGTTGAAAGTCAAAAAAAGTAAATAGAAGTTGGATTAAATTATTAGGAAATTTTCGAGTAagatgtgttttttttctttcatgtttaTAATGGATCATATCACAAATGTTAGAAAATGAAACTCCATATTACTATACTTAATAATCACTTCTAAAAATTGTTGAATTGtggaaattttactttaacaATTGTTGgtagaaaattattaaaaaaaaaaaatatcggTACAAAACTCTAAAAAGGTATTCTCATTTGGTGCTTTAAAATGTGGTTGTAACTACTTTACATTTATTGTAGGCGAAAATAcaattttggtccctacattttggtgtaacagtcaatttggttcctacattttggtagcaatcaatttggtccatgttatttttaacttgcaatcaatttggtccctgccGTTAATTCATTAACGGAAAATGCATACATGACAAACGTTTTGCATTGTTGACGCACATGtggctaaaataataatataaaatcaaataattaaatatttaaaaaatccaagtatgcattttaataaaaaagaaaattccacgTCAAACAAGAAATTCTGCAAAAACTAattgaaagaaacaaataaagaaaatgattttttttaaatccacaatttcttttattttctttttctattcttctTGTGCTTTCTTACCTCCCAAACgcaaagcaatttgaaaatccCAACATTATGAAACCCTTTACCAAATTAAACACACAAATAGAACCTAGCAAACACCAATCACGAACAAACACTGAAAAGATCGCAACTTGCCCAAACCATATCAATCCTTTCactaggggtgtgcagaaaacccaccaACCCGCTAAACCCGAC
Coding sequences within:
- the LOC126727813 gene encoding transcription factor DIVARICATA-like; the protein is MVNWDVMKWETEILPPNWVLDHESKSSKWTPAENKLFENALAVYDKESPDRWLKVAAMIPGKTVGDVMKQYRDLEVDVNNIEAGLIPIPGYSTSTSPFTLDWNSHALAYDGFRQTYSIAGKRSSSARPTEQERKKGVPWTEEEHKLFLMGLTKYGKGDWRNISRNFVVTRTPTQVASHAQKYFIRQLSGGKDKRRASIHDITTVNLIDMKSPSPDNKRPPSPEHSTVLHHHHNQQQSNSAAMGRTPFQWNQPIGGGGATMAFNQTYGNVFMTTPYNSYGIKLEGQNLHRGVAHESYNIGPQNMVFQMHSAQHYSHG